AAGGTGTACACCGCTCTCATTGAGAAGGGCGTCCCCGAAGAGCTCTTTGAAGCAGGTCGCAAAGGTCTTGGGGGAAAGAAGACGATTGTGTTCCAGACCACCGCCGAGCAGGACAACGACAAGCGCGAGTAGATGCATAGCAGCAGCCTACGCAAATATTCTTGCGCATGGGCCATTTTGTAGGTATGCAAGTGTGTACGGCCGAAATCCGCGCCCGTTTGTGTTGTGCGACGATGACGACTATGGACCCTGTCACGTTTGAAATCCAGAACTTGTACTATCAGAACGCATACAAGGGCTGTATTTCCTCTGCGCTTAAGCATGCGCCCAATGGAGTCCAGGACGAGACGAGCCTAGTTCGCCTCGTCtatgcggcgcgcgctgcgataAGCCTCGGCGATCTGCAAGGCGCACGGCAGTACCTTGGCGACGATTCGGAATATCCTATGGCCATGTCTGTGCTTCTCTATGCCGATTTTCTTGAGGCACAGAACCGTGGTGATAACAAAGAGGCGCTGGGCATTTTGGAGCAGCTGGAGTCCCTTCTGGATGTCGCGGAGCctggcgagcttgccgcagAGGTAGTGCGGTACCACATTGGCCTAGCTTTGTTTGCAAACGACGAGACAGAAAAGGCGCTTGAAGTGCTTGGTGTGGCCAATGCAGGGACGAGCCGCGAGCTAGAATGTGTGGCTTTGGGCGTGCACATCTTGCTTGCCATTCATCGCGTCGATCTTGCCGAGAAAGAGTatcttgccgcgcgccagTGGGGAGACGATCTCCTTCTTGTTCAGTTCATGGAAGCATGGATAGGACTCGTACGCGGTgggcgcgcgacgcagcaaGCGTACTATGTATACGATGAGCTCAGCCAGAGCTCCGCCGTTGCGCACTCTGCCAATACAGTTCCGACCATGCTTGGCAAGGCAGTGGCACAAGCGGCACTGGGCGAGCCACGCCAGGCATTGACGGAGCTCCGCGAGGCAGCCGAGCTGGACCAGGAGAACACGACGCTTACGTGCGATCAAGCTGCCATTGctgcgctctgcagcgaTACGACGCAAGAGGAGCGTACTGCGTTTGCAGATCAAATGAAGCTCGCTGCTCCCTACTCGGAACTTGCGCAGAATTGGGCCGCGAAGGAGCtggagctggacgaggcaATTGCTTCATTCGCATGAAGTGTACATGCGTACGGCCTTGCGAGTAGGATGTAGAGATGCAATAGGCTGCTGCAAAAATCTGGATATTATTCGTACTAGTGCAGCACGTTATTATCAATGCATGTGCACATCTGCACTGCTGAATATAAAGTCATCTAGTCAAGTCTACTTCATCTTGTCGAGTTCGTGGAGCGCGATTTCAAACGCAAGGAATGTAGCGCCGTTTGCAAATGGTGCCCTGATCAGCGTTGGGGTAAGACCGCGGAAAAAGCCATTCACCCCAGAGGTGTTGTAAATTGCGCGGATTACGTCCACCGAGTTACGGTATCTGCGCTGAGAAGGAACAAGTGCGTCGGTTTGCATGTACGACTTGATAACATCAATAGGGTACACCATGATCCACAACACAAATccggcagcagcgccggcaAGGAGTGGCGTGCTGTGCGGAAGCTGCGAGCGGTGCTCAACGCCGTCGGCCTTCATTTTACGTTGTATGATGTAATCATACGTAAGAAACTAGTGTAAGTAGAGGTATCAAGCACGTACATAGATGCCCATACCGTGTGCCTCACGAAATAGGGTGGGAAAAAAGCCGCGGTATACGCCTGCAATACCACCTTTCGCACAGACCTGCTTCAAACAGGCAAACGGCCCGCGGTACACGTTATTCGTCTGCGTCTGTAGACGAATACGGACTTGCTCGATCGGGCTAGCCAGTACACTGTTTGCAATACCTGCCGCAGCACCCGACATGTAAAGCTGTAGGGAGGAAagatgtgcagcgctttttccgcgcTGCTCAGTGTTGCGCGCATGAAAAAAGCGTTTGCAATGCTGTGCAACACCAAACTGGATCGAAACACATGCACCAACGCCAAGCAACGGCAAAGTGGTACCCTTGTAAAAGGCAAGCGGGCCCTCTGTCTTGACAATGCTCGATATGCAACCCAGGACACCTATTGTAAGCGACGCATTGTACGTACCAGAATATGTGCCGGGCGGCGCCGTTTGCATGCGCACCTTGATGATATCAAACGGCTGACCAACAAATACTTGGGTAATGCCACCAGACGTGCCTCAGAGTCAAATACGATTTCTTTTACTTACCTGCAAGCACGTCCTTGCCCCAGTCCGGAATCGCCATGTCCTAAGCCAAGATGCGAACGCAGTGCCGGAAAAAAGTGGAGCTATTTGATTGGACTACTAACGACCGCTGGCAGTAGGGCTTGGATGCGCCGGACATAGGCGCGAAGTGAGGGCGAGCGCTGGATCGTGCCGTGCAATGGTCCGTGCACATCCAAGGAATCGGCAGGGATATGCAGAATGGAGTAAAGCGCTGCGAATAGCAAGCAGTCGAGCGAAGTcgcatgtcgcgcgccaagcatcCATCCTTCGCCAGACTGGGCGTCTACATCGACAGCAAGGCGTGTAGCGACCGATTGCAGTGCGTCCATTGCCTGCAAAAGAATTCTGTCCTGATCAACTCTTCTTGTAGCTGATGGCACATCTGGTGCGCCGGGATCTGGCGCCGCATGCTGGGACGTTCCGCCGACAATCCCGTGAAAATCAATCGTGTACCCAGGCGCCACGGACAATGGGTTCCGGGGATCGGCAGAACAATCGCTGCCAtacacggcgcgcaagctggagGGGGACGCACCTGCAGAGGAAAGGGTCTCAACACGcccaagcgcaagctgctcaaaTGTGACTTCACCAGGCAATGCATTCCCAAGCAGAGTACGCAGCATGGGTTTCTTTTCAGGCTGCCCTGCAAATACTCCTGCACGAAGACAAAGCAAAAGCGCGCCCGCCATGAGACGCCCCGAAAGCAGGTTGTGCCATACAAGGCTCTCCGCCTCGGCAGCCTTGTCTGGCCAAATAGTATCCTCCTCATCAAGCTCCAGTCGCGCATGCGGGTAGTAGTTATCTAGATAATGCATCAGCTCTGATTCGGGGATCAGCTCTGCCGCTTCAGGCGAGCTGTGCGACGATGCGTCAAATGGCAGTTGCAAAAAAGGCATGCTCCCACTCGGTGCCCAGTAGGGATCCTGTAGTGGGACACATTTACACGGAGCACCACGCACGTAAAACTCAATTTGCCAACGCAAAGACACCGGGTCCATGCTAGCCCACTCGCCAGGCCGCGTTGGCGCAATGTACAATACAAGTTGTTTCGGTTCCACGTAGTCATCATAAGACTGTGCAAAAGGCCATACATGCAGCGGAAACTTGGTGAAAATGCGCTTTACTACTTCGGGCATAGGCACCAATCCTCGTGCGCCCATTGCTTCTGGCACAGTGCCAGGCTCCGTCTCTGTGTGGGACATGAGCAAAGACAGCGGCAAATGTGGAGGCGTGCGAACGCGCGATTTGTGGAGGCTATTTCTGCCTGCGATGGTACGGAGAGCGCGCAAGAATACTGACGTCAGTCGCTCCAGTATGTGGAAGAGTTTTCCTCGCCTTCCGGTAAGTTCACCATTCTGGCTTATGATAGTGGAAAATGAAGCCGTTTGGCAAGTAGTTTGGACGGAACATGGCGCGATCGCAGGGCGCTCGACAGGCGGCATCGATTTTTTGTATGTGCATGCTTGTACACTGACTCCAGGAATGCTACGACTGGTAATTTCACAGCGCAGTACAGGGGGGAAGACACACCCCACACGCTTGGAGTTGTGTCGCTTACTGTCGCAGAGGACGGCGCGATACTGAGCAGCAGCATGGATGGAAGCGTGGCGCGTTGGTCGTGCTCCGCTACAGGGCTTCACATGGATGCGAAAGCAGCCTCGCTACAGAATGTACTGATCGATGGCTCTCCGTACAATGTTAATGTATGGGTCTCAGCTATTCATCCAAAGGGGCACGAatttgcagcagcaggtGCGGACTTGTCGCCGGCTATATTTAGTGCAGCACCGAATGCATTTGGCAATGCTTTGGGCAGGTTTAGCATGGAAGATAAAGCAACTGGATCTCACGCTCTTTCGCTCGCATATGTACGTCTTACCAGATCACTAACGCAGAACCACGACGGATCCGTGCTGGCTATGGGAACAAACACGGGCGATGTGTGTATTGCGCACTGCTTATCCTAGGTTTTCCTCTTTGATACCGCTTCGCGTGAGCAAATTGCAGTGATTTTTGGTACGCGGCACACAGACGCTCATAATAGACCATGCACTACCCGTGCGTGCACTCCATTTCAGCGCCCCAGGCTCGATGTTTGCGGACCATTTGTTTGTTGGGTCTGACGATGGGACGACATCGATGCACGATGTATCGATGCTGCGTAATATGCATACAACAAGCTTCGTCACCCTTTTGCAGGCGAACCACGGCTGGATCCTGGATGCGAAGGCGAGCGCCGATGGCGGCATCGTTGCGACGACTTCTTCTGATGGTGTACTGCAGCTCTACAGTCTTGCTACAATGCCGATTGAAAGCGTAGCTACAATGACACAGCCTAGCCCGATATGGTGCCTAGGTTGGAAGCCGCAACAGGGCGTGAGTGAGGAGCAGGACGCGCTGTCTATGCAAATGCTCCCACAAGGTGCGGATATCATAGTCGGTGATGAGGACGGATGCTTGCGGCGCTATCGAAATGCAGGCACAAGCAGCTCCATGGACGCGTAGTGTAGTGTTGTAATGTGGGAACCGAGACCACGTCGCTGCGATGCAATGCACATCTGTTAGGCATTCACGCATTGTTCAGCCGCtcacggcgctgccgcatgAACTCTTGCTTGCACCGTCGGCTATGGGTCAGTGATGCCCCCCCAACGCACTAAATCAGAAATTCGTTATGGCACATGGTCTTGTCGTGACCATTCCGTTCGAGACACTTCATGGACTGCATCGCTGCCTGCTTGCATGGGTCTATAAACTTAGTCGCAACTTTGTCCACGGACGGATCCATACTCATATCGGGGTTTTGCGCGCTTAAGTCAATGCCCTGCAATCCCATGGCGGCGTAGGGACAAGGCGAGTAGCGCTGCATCAAAGATCGGGCGCGTCGATCGGGTGTGGAGAAACCTAGTAACCTGCCTGTGCTTCTGTGCACCATGCCGGGGATTCAAATCGCGATTGGTGTGTTGGCACGATATGCAACTGACTGTACAGACCGCGGTGGTACATTTACGGACTGCTATGCCAGGATTCCAAGCAACTGTGCGGACGAGCAGCCGCGTGATGTCGTGGTGAAACTCTTGTCGCGCGACCCCTCCAACTACCAAGATGCACCCACCGAAGGTATTCGGCGCATTATGGAAATAGCTACTGAGAAGAGCATACCTCGGACAGAGAAAATGAACACACTTGATATTGGTGCGTTTTTACGCCGCTGACCCTAGAGTATATTCGTCTATCCACGACTGTCGCAACAAATGCATTGTTGGAGCGAGATGGAGAGCGGCATGCCCTTATTACCACCCAGGGTTATCGCGACATTATCCGCATCGGAAATCAATCCCGCCCAAAGATATTTGACCTGGCCATCCGCAAGCCGGATGTGTTGTACGACAAGGTCGTAGAAGTCGACGAGCGTGTCACAGTCGTTGGCTACGCCTCTGCtccaaatgcgcgcgaaagcGCGGTGCAGTTTTCCTCTGCGGCACGGGATGCATCCATTGCAAAAGCGTACAGTGGAAAAGATAGGCCGCCTTCTGCGGGCGAGCCAGGCGGCCCATATATTGCGCCAGAGATTGTGCAAGGTGTCTCGGGcgaagcgctcgccatTCTTAAACGACCCGACGAGGCCAAGGTGCGTGCCGATTTGCAGGCGCTGTATGACGAGGGCTATCGCAGTCTGGCAATTGTATTCATGTTCAGCTACACATATTCCGACCATGAGCTACTGGTGAAAaacattgcgcgcgaacTTGGATTCCCCAGTGTCAGTTGCAGCACCGAGTTGATGCCCATGGTCAAAATGGTCCCTCGCGCTACCTCCGCTACGGCAGATGCGTACCTTACGCCCGTACTTCAGGCATATATTGCTGGCTTCTTTGCAGGATTTGACCCTTCTTTGCGCAACGGCTCAGCGGGAACGCGCGTCGAGTTTATGATGTCCGACGGTGGACTCACATCCGTGGAGCACTTTAGTGGCCTTAAATCAATTATTAGCGGCCCAGCAGGTGGAGTCGTTGGCATGGCGCTCACCACGTTTGATGTGCAGGATAACAGACCGTGTATCGGCTTTGATATGGGCGGGACTAGCACGGACATTTCACGATACGCTGGGCGCTTTGAACAGGTCTTGGAGACGACCATTGACGGCGTTACGATTCAAAGTCCACAACTCGACGTTAACACAGTTGCCTCTGgcggctcgtcgcgccTCTTTTTTAAAAACGGTCTTTTTGTCGTGGGTCCCGAGTCAGCCTCGGCCCATCCTGGCCCTGCTTGTTACAGAAAAAAAGGACCATTGACCATCACCGACGCGAACCTCGTCGTGGGGCACCTTGCCGTGGATATGTTTCCCAAGATATTTGGGCCTGCTGAGAACGAGGGCCTGGACGTGGAGGCATCCATTCGCGGATTtgaagcgcttgcacagcagATTCACCACGAGACTGGACGCAAAATGAGTGTCGACGAGATTGCAAATGGATTTATCCGTGTCGCGAACGAAGTCATGACGCGGCCAATCCGCGCACTTACACAGGCACGCGGCTACTCCACGTCAAAACATGTGCTTGCCAGCTTTGGTGGTGCAGGTGGCcagcatgcttgcgcaattgcgcgagcgcttggcATAAAGActgtgcttgtgcatgcTTATTCGTCCATTTTGTCCGCCTACGGTATGGCGCTCGCGGACCGTGTCTATGAGGCACAGCAGCCTTGTAATGAGACGTGGGAATACAATGAAAGTGCTGCTCATAGCGATTTGTCTAGTACCTCTGCGCTGGGGCGGATCCGTATGCGTGTTGCGGAGCTCACCGACAAGGTCGTGGCGGAATTGAACACGCGTCAAGGATTTCCACTGGACAGGATTCACACGGATGTACTTTTGCATCTTCGATACGACGGCACCGACACAGCGTTGATGATGCACAAGCCAGCTGATTCGTGGGATATGGAGCAGGTGTTTACGGATACCTACCGCCGCGAGTTTGGATTTGTTTTACACGGACGGCCAATCATTGTAGATGATGTGCGTGTAAAGGCCATTGGTCGCACATTCGGATCACTGCGACCGACTGCACTGCACGAatatgcggcgcatcttgcCGAGTGCAAGCAACGCAGCGAGGCGCCTTTTACCAACGCTAGAGTGCTGGaaagtgcgccgcaacggCTAGTGTATTTCGATGGGCTCGGTCGCGTTCCTACACCGATTGTTTGCCTGCGCGATATTGATATCTTTGAGCAAGTGTGTGGGCCTGCGGTCCTCATTGATGAGACACAGACAATTCTGGTCGAGCCAGATtgcgaggcgcgcatgATGAGCGACGCGGTGTTGATCGATATCTTGTACAATGACCGCTAACTTGTACTAGCTTATTTTTTGCTGTATCCTTTTGTATTCTGCCTAAATCGAGACTCATCTTTAAACTTAATCAGGCGAATGGGGCATGCCAAAAGTATGGCTACACAACGAATGTGCAtctcgcgctgtgctccaTGTGGGGAGCGCTCTGCTTTTCTCCACATGTCCAGATTGGCTGTCGTACAAGCGCACAAACATGCGCTGGTAGAACACGCATGTAGCGCGAAGGATGTATCCTACTGCCCATATAGGTACGACCTGCAAATGCTTATCGCAGCAAATTTCGTGTAGGCGCAGCACTGTTACTGGATCATGGATCGTATGTGATTGGGGCGAATGTAGAGAATGCTTCGTACGGCACGTATCCCATTTGCGCCTGACCACAGGATGTGCTATTTGTGCTGAGCGCTCTGCCGTGGCAAAATACGTGACCAATGCACAGCTTCGTAAACGCAAAATTATAGCCATCGCAATCacgagcgatgcaagcCAAAAATGCCCGCCGTGTGGCATTTGCCGCCAAGTGCTCCGCGAATTCTGCGACCCAGACGTCATCTTTCTCCTCGCAGCAAATACATACCAGCCTGCAGCCAAACTGATGGCCAACCCCACGACATTGGCGCAGCTGGAAGAGCCTAATCTGAGCGTCACAAccatgcagcagctcctTCCCTATAGTTTTGGACCCGAGTCCCTTGCGCTATAACACTTGCGAGTTGAGTGAATTTATATTTTGAAAGGGTATCTGTTATATAGCGCGCTTAATTGCCGGTGATGTAGTAGTGCAAGCGGCGGTGTGCAAGTTTCGCATAGGCAGGgaaactgcgcgcggcgacaATGAGACAGATAAAAATAAGAGTATACACCGTTACTGTAATCAGCAACCCGCCATCAACTTACCCAAAAACACGAACTCCCATGGCTCCATGATATTGGTGCCCAGGACAGCGCTAAGGATGCGAAAAAAGCGCCAAATTCCGTCCGAGAACGGTGAAAGGATGGAGCAGCtggaggcgcgcgcgggaGGAGTTATCCAGTACACGGAATCTTCATCACTGAACAAATTGTTCGAAAGATCCTGGGCATTTGGCACGCCTTTGCGTTGCCGAAGAGACGACGTGGATCGCACTGCGCTCATGCCTACAGTAAACGACAAGGCGTGCGTTGGGCAAGAACGGCCGAAGAGCACGTGACATTGCCTcttcgcgctgctcgtcgttTGTGCATCTTTACCATGGCATCCAACGGCGGAagtgcgcgccgtgttCTGCGGTCGCTCGACCATATGTGGATGGGCACAAATGGAAAGTTTATGCGCAAACTGCGACCAACTCGTGCTCAGTCAGAGCCGGCATTTGTACAGCCGAATGACCGCATCCAATTTTGGAACATTGTGCCAGGGGATGTGGTAAAactgcgcagcggtgctGTGGGCCATGACGAGGAAGGGCGGTCCATACGTGGTGAAGGAATCGTGTCATCTATTGACCGGATGACCAATCGCCTGTGGCTACGTGATCCAAACGTGCGTACTGACAACTCCATTGACCACAGGAAGAGACAAACTTGGCGCCTAAAAATGTCAAGCACGTAGTCCCTCGTCTCGTTGATCCCGAAAAAGGCGAGGATAAGGGGTTTTCGGGGAATATAACGTTTGTGCCGCGACCTGTGCACTATTCCAAGGTGATGCTCAAAGTGCCCAACACGGAGTATGTATTTTTTTTGCACACACTGACCTTAGGACATATGCGTCGCGGATTGAGCGTTCCAAGCCGTTCTgggacaagcgcaagaacaTGTTTTGTTGGAAACGGTTTGCGGTCGTAAAGACGACCGACaaggaagcgctgcgcgcgggcgAAATCGTGCAGCGGATCGAGGTACCCTGGCCGAAACATCCCGAGAAACGACGGCCATTTAACGAGACCATGGCGGACGCTCAGCTCGTTGAGACAGAGACGTGGATTCCATGGGTCCCTGAAGACCCTGTGCTTTTGCCGGCTAATAAGCCGTGGACTACAGTCGCCAACGTGGAGGCTGCagaagagcagcgcgtacAATGGGCGTCGCAAAATGCACAAAAAGCATCGGGGGATAACGATACACTCGCGACGCCTCTGGGTGCAAAGAGCTATGGCGGTTTTGCTACACGCAAGTCTGTACGCCCTCCGCCGATTGCGCAACCTCCGCGCGCCTCTGAGCTTCACGATACGGAAAAGAACCGCCTCATGGATTTCGCCACAAACGAGGAAATCCAAGCGCATGTAGAGCAGGGCGGCCAAGCATTTGCCGCGAGCGATTACCTTACCATTGCCCCGCTTGTCGGCCCAGCAAGTGGCGGCGATTGGAGTGCCCTCGACGACACACCAGCGCGTGGCCAGCGCGATGATCGCGGTCAGCTCGTCAAGCGACCAAGCAAGCGCGAAGTGGATGCGATGCCGTTGGAGCTGCTTATGAAAGACGATCTTTCCAACGATCGCGGCCTGAAatggcgcatgcgccgctggaaaGCGAAGCAGGTGGAACTGAAGGAGCAGCAGGCTACGAATGAAAAGAACGACAAAGCGCTATTGCGTGAGTTAGATGCCCTTGCGTAGTCCTCTACAACTGGGCGTCCCTATCCCCAAAAAGACTACAGTCAATAGGAAATGACACATACCTTTCATATGCGGACCCGATATCGCCGAGTAGATCATCAGCAAGCATGCTGCGGCCAAGGCGTGTAAAGCCAAGGTGCGAAGCAGTGCGTGCAATACTCGATGCGCCAaacgctgcaagcgctgggAGACGCTCGGACGAAATACGCTCGCCCTCGGGCAGTTCATCGCGCGTTTCTTCGTATCGCTTCGCCCACGCAAGAAACGTCCCAAGGGATCCGCTCAATAAATCGCCCTGCCCACCACAGCGCTTGAGCCCGCCTTGAATGTCTGAAACGAGGAGTTCGTCGGCTGTGGCAATACGGTCGACCGGTCCCTTTTCCAAGATTGTCGCACCGCCGAGCGCTTGACTGAGCTTCTGTGCCGCGGTGTCCTGATCCGTTTGATCAATGTTCTGTGGTAAGTAGTGCATGTAACGTACCAAAGActtgcacaagcgcgcgaacTCGACCACATTAGGCGTCAGCACTGCGCGTCGGTAGCCCTGGATCACCTCAGGTGCATTTTGCAGTAACCACAAACCATCGGCATCGATAACAACATAAATGTtctcttcgcgcgcaacTTCAATAGCAATTCGCGCCAGGTTCTGCATCCCAGGATCGCGCCCGAGGCCCGGCCCGATTACGAGGCTGTGCAAACGAGCAAACAAGGAGCGAAACATTGACCGCACATCTTCCGGAGCCATGTCGCAGTCCATAACTGGTTGCACAATCAAGTCTGGTGAATAGGACTTGATCGGCAGCGCAGCCTCAGGTGCACAAAAAGTGAGGGTCATATCGCACCCCAGCCGCATACTTGACATGGATGCGTAGAAAGGCGCCCCCGTGTAATCGCGTGATCCCCCAATCACTCCGACGCGCCCAGCCTGGCCTTTGTGGTACTCTGGCTTAAGCCGGGGGATGATCGCCTTGACATGCTGCAATATTGTTCGACCACACATGGAGACAGTGAAACGACGTCCGAGCGCTTGCTGAGTCAGAACGGTTTCGGGCGTTGCCGCACGGTTCCACTTTCCTCCATGTCGGCCACTTTAAAAGATTATTTGTTTAGCCCGCGCAATGGGTTCGATGCAAAATCGCTTGCTATTCAGCTGCCAGCATCTTCCAACCGTCCGGCAGAAATCAGCTACGAACAGCTCCAGTCGCTTATCCGgcagctggagcagcaATTGGCGTCGCTCCAATTGCCGAAAGGCGCCGTTGTCAGCAGCAGCCTGGTTAACAATGCCGAGTTTGTCACCTTGTTTCTGGccactgcgcagcaaggtttcattgcagcgccgctcaaCCCGAACTACAAGGAGGCTGAGGTAGAGTTTTACCTGGACGACACCAAGTCCCAGTTGCTTGTGGTGCCTGTCGGGACATTGCAAGGCAAGGGTGCCTCTGAAGGCGCtcttgccgccgctgcagctgcgaaGAAGCTCGGTGTTCGTACAGTCGAGGTTGTGCTGGACGTGGAGCGTATGCAGATCAAGCTGTGTGATACGAACGGTGATTTGCCAAAAGGCACACCGCAAAGCTCAGTACCTGACGACGTTGCACTAGTGCTGCACACATCTGGTACCACAGGACGCCCCAAGGCAGTACCACTTACACAAAAGAATCTTTGCGCCACGATGCACAACATCCAGGACTCGTACGCACTCACACAGAAAGACAAGACATTTTTGGTGATGCCGCTTTTTCATGTGCATGGGCTTGTCTGTGGCCTGCTGTCGTCCCTTCATGCCGGTGGTGCGGTGGTAATTCCACCACGGTTCAGTGCGGCTAGCTTCTGGAATGAGTTTGTGGACACGCATGCGAATTGGTACACGGCTGTGCCGACGATTCACCAGATTCTGCTTTCCACGCCAAAGCCAGACCCCatgccgacgctgcggtTTATTCGCTCTTGTTCGAGCTCACTCTCTCCGTCGACTTTCCATGCATTGGAAGACGCGTTTGGTACGCCGGT
This is a stretch of genomic DNA from Malassezia vespertilionis chromosome 1, complete sequence. It encodes these proteins:
- a CDS encoding uncharacterized protein (COG:U; EggNog:ENOG503NV0Y), translating into MTTMDPVTFEIQNLYYQNAYKGCISSALKHAPNGVQDETSLVRLVYAARAAISLGDLQGARQYLGDDSEYPMAMSVLLYADFLEAQNRGDNKEALGILEQLESLLDVAEPGELAAEVVRYHIGLALFANDETEKALEVLGVANAGTSRELECVALGVHILLAIHRVDLAEKEYLAARQWGDDLLLVQFMEAWIGLVRGGRATQQAYYVYDELSQSSAVAHSANTVPTMLGKAVAQAALGEPRQALTELREAAELDQENTTLTCDQAAIAALCSDTTQEERTAFADQMKLAAPYSELAQNWAAKELELDEAIASFA
- a CDS encoding uncharacterized protein (TransMembrane:1 (o563-580i); COG:C; EggNog:ENOG503NVWZ) yields the protein MSHTETEPGTVPEAMGARGLVPMPEVVKRIFTKFPLHVWPFAQSYDDYVEPKQLVLYIAPTRPGEWASMDPVSLRWQIEFYVRGAPCKCVPLQDPYWAPSGSMPFLQLPFDASSHSSPEAAELIPESELMHYLDNYYPHARLELDEEDTIWPDKAAEAESLVWHNLLSGRLMAGALLLCLRAGVFAGQPEKKPMLRTLLGNALPGEVTFEQLALGRVETLSSAGASPSSLRAVYGSDCSADPRNPLSVAPGYTIDFHGIVGGTSQHAAPDPGAPDVPSATRRVDQDRILLQAMDALQSVATRLAVDVDAQSGEGWMLGARHATSLDCLLFAALYSILHIPADSLDVHGPLHGTIQRSPSLRAYVRRIQALLPAVDMAIPDWGKDVLAVFVGQPFDIIKVRMQTAPPGTYSGVLGCISSIVKTEGPLAFYKGTTLPLLGVGACVSIQFGVAQHCKRFFHARNTEQRGKSAAHLSSLQLYMSGAAAGIANSVLASPIEQVRIRLQTQTNNVYRGPFACLKQVCAKGGIAGVYRGFFPTLFREAHGMGIYADGVEHRSQLPHSTPLLAGAAAGFVLWIMVYPIDVIKSYMQTDALVPSQRRYRNSVDVIRAIYNTSGVNGFFRGLTPTLIRAPFANGATFLAFEIALHELDKMK
- the rec14 gene encoding Ski complex subunit Rec14 (COG:S; EggNog:ENOG503NWRU) → MDAKAASLQNVLIDGSPYNVNVWVSAIHPKGHEFAAAGADLSPAIFSAAPNAFGNALGRFSMEDKATGSHALSLAYNHDGSVLAMGTNTGDVFLFDTASREQIAVIFDHALPVRALHFSAPGSMFADHLFVGSDDGTTSMHDVSMLRNMHTTSFVTLLQANHGWILDAKASADGGIVATTSSDGVLQLYSLATMPIESVATMTQPSPIWCLGWKPQQGVSEEQDALSMQMLPQGADIIVGDEDGCLRRYRNAGTSSSMDA
- a CDS encoding 5-oxoprolinase (ATP-hydrolyzing) (EggNog:ENOG503NU0K; COG:E); translation: MDRGGTFTDCYARIPSNCADEQPRDVVVKLLSRDPSNYQDAPTEGIRRIMEIATEKSIPRTEKMNTLDIEYIRLSTTVATNALLERDGERHALITTQGYRDIIRIGNQSRPKIFDLAIRKPDVLYDKVVEVDERVTVVGYASAPNARESAVQFSSAARDASIAKAYSGKDRPPSAGEPGGPYIAPEIVQGVSGEALAILKRPDEAKVRADLQALYDEGYRSLAIVFMFSYTYSDHELLVKNIARELGFPSVSCSTELMPMVKMVPRATSATADAYLTPVLQAYIAGFFAGFDPSLRNGSAGTRVEFMMSDGGLTSVEHFSGLKSIISGPAGGVVGMALTTFDVQDNRPCIGFDMGGTSTDISRYAGRFEQVLETTIDGVTIQSPQLDVNTVASGGSSRLFFKNGLFVVGPESASAHPGPACYRKKGPLTITDANLVVGHLAVDMFPKIFGPAENEGLDVEASIRGFEALAQQIHHETGRKMSVDEIANGFIRVANEVMTRPIRALTQARGYSTSKHVLASFGGAGGQHACAIARALGIKTVLVHAYSSILSAYGMALADRVYEAQQPCNETWEYNESAAHSDLSSTSALGRIRMRVAELTDKVVAELNTRQGFPLDRIHTDVLLHLRYDGTDTALMMHKPADSWDMEQVFTDTYRREFGFVLHGRPIIVDDVRVKAIGRTFGSLRPTALHEYAAHLAECKQRSEAPFTNARVLESAPQRLVYFDGLGRVPTPIVCLRDIDIFEQVCGPAVLIDETQTILVEPDCEARMMSDAVLIDILYNDR
- a CDS encoding uncharacterized protein (TransMembrane:1 (o76-97i)) translates to MSAVRSTSSLRQRKGVPNAQDLSNNLFSDEDSVYWITPPARASSCSILSPFSDGIWRFFRILSAVLGTNIMEPWEFVFLVTVYTLIFICLIVAARSFPAYAKLAHRRLHYYITGN
- a CDS encoding uncharacterized protein (EggNog:ENOG503P7E1) codes for the protein MASNGGSARRVLRSLDHMWMGTNGKFMRKLRPTRAQSEPAFVQPNDRIQFWNIVPGDVVKLRSGAVGHDEEGRSIRGEGIVSSIDRMTNRLWLRDPNEETNLAPKNVKHVVPRLVDPEKGEDKGFSGNITFVPRPVHYSKVMLKVPNTETYASRIERSKPFWDKRKNMFCWKRFAVVKTTDKEALRAGEIVQRIEVPWPKHPEKRRPFNETMADAQLVETETWIPWVPEDPVLLPANKPWTTVANVEAAEEQRVQWASQNAQKASGDNDTLATPLGAKSYGGFATRKSVRPPPIAQPPRASELHDTEKNRLMDFATNEEIQAHVEQGGQAFAASDYLTIAPLVGPASGGDWSALDDTPARGQRDDRGQLVKRPSKREVDAMPLELLMKDDLSNDRGLKWRMRRWKAKQVELKEQQATNEKNDKALLRELDALA
- a CDS encoding ATP-dependent NAD(P)H-hydrate dehydratase (COG:G; BUSCO:EOG09263Y3L; EggNog:ENOG503NUFF); this translates as MCGRTILQHVKAIIPRLKPEYHKGQAGRVGVIGGSRDYTGAPFYASMSSMRLGCDMTLTFCAPEAALPIKSYSPDLIVQPVMDCDMAPEDVRSMFRSLFARLHSLVIGPGLGRDPGMQNLARIAIEVAREENIYVVIDADGLWLLQNAPEVIQGYRRAVLTPNVVEFARLCKSLVRYMHYLPQNIDQTDQDTAAQKLSQALGGATILEKGPVDRIATADELLVSDIQGGLKRCGGQGDLLSGSLGTFLAWAKRYEETRDELPEGERISSERLPALAAFGASSIARTASHLGFTRLGRSMLADDLLGDIGSAYERYVSFPIDCSLFGDRDAQL